A genomic stretch from Pontivivens ytuae includes:
- a CDS encoding multidrug effflux MFS transporter — protein sequence MSAQAASRWLDRSSPPHIITLVLLAGTGALSLNIFLPSLPGLAEWYQADYAVVQLAISAYLAVTAVLQLVIGPLSDRYGRRPVMLVALAIFCIATLGALFAPTIESFLAFRFLQAVIASGFVLSRAVVRDMVGPDKAASMIGYVTMGMSLVPMIGPALGGLLDAAFGWQGSIALMLIFGLLVLWITWADMGETNAVRSASFAAQFRAYPELVRSRRFWGYAATAAFASGAFFAFLGGGPFVASELLGMGPKAVGLYFFFVAFGYMLGNFFSGRYAARVGLNGMMIMGGVVAASGVGLAIVLFGLGVMHPMSLFGPMFFVGIGNGLTLPSANAGMVSVRPHLAGSASGLGGALMIGGGAALSAGTGAALSIETGPWPLIGAMFAASLMTVISALYVIRRARQVGALGTEQPAE from the coding sequence ATGTCCGCCCAAGCCGCGAGCCGCTGGCTCGACCGATCGTCGCCGCCGCACATCATCACGCTGGTCCTGCTGGCCGGCACGGGGGCGCTGAGCCTCAACATCTTCCTGCCCTCGCTGCCCGGTCTGGCGGAGTGGTATCAGGCCGATTACGCGGTCGTACAGCTCGCGATCTCCGCCTACCTGGCGGTCACGGCGGTGCTGCAACTGGTGATCGGCCCGCTGTCGGACCGCTACGGACGGCGGCCGGTGATGCTGGTTGCACTGGCGATCTTCTGTATCGCAACACTTGGCGCGCTCTTCGCCCCCACCATCGAAAGCTTCCTCGCCTTCCGCTTCCTGCAAGCAGTCATCGCCTCGGGCTTCGTGCTGAGCCGCGCGGTGGTGCGCGACATGGTGGGGCCGGATAAGGCCGCGAGCATGATCGGCTATGTCACCATGGGCATGTCGCTGGTCCCGATGATCGGCCCCGCGCTCGGCGGGCTGCTAGACGCGGCCTTCGGCTGGCAGGGCTCCATCGCGCTGATGCTGATCTTCGGTCTGCTCGTGCTCTGGATCACCTGGGCCGATATGGGGGAGACGAACGCCGTCCGCTCCGCAAGCTTCGCCGCGCAGTTCCGGGCGTACCCCGAGCTCGTGCGCTCCCGCCGGTTCTGGGGCTATGCGGCGACGGCGGCCTTCGCCTCGGGCGCGTTCTTCGCCTTCCTCGGCGGCGGACCGTTCGTGGCGAGCGAGCTTTTGGGCATGGGGCCCAAGGCGGTCGGGCTCTACTTCTTCTTCGTGGCCTTCGGCTACATGCTCGGCAACTTCTTCTCCGGCCGGTACGCGGCGCGGGTGGGGCTCAACGGCATGATGATCATGGGCGGTGTGGTCGCGGCCTCCGGCGTCGGGCTCGCCATCGTGCTGTTCGGTCTGGGGGTAATGCACCCGATGTCGCTCTTCGGGCCGATGTTCTTCGTGGGCATCGGCAACGGGCTGACGCTGCCCTCGGCAAATGCGGGGATGGTGAGCGTGCGCCCGCATCTGGCGGGCTCCGCCTCCGGCCTCGGCGGGGCGCTCATGATCGGTGGCGGGGCTGCGCTGTCGGCCGGGACCGGCGCCGCGCTTAGCATCGAGACCGGGCCGTGGCCGCTGATCGGTGCGATGTTCGCCGCCTCGCTGATGACCGTGATCTCTGCGCTCTACGTGATCCGGCGCGCCCGGCAGGTCGGCGCGCTGGGGACGGAGCAACCGGCGGAATAG
- a CDS encoding dipeptide ABC transporter ATP-binding protein, with product MSLLEVKSLDVEFPTRRGVVKAARGVKLEVAPGEIVGLVGESGAGKSTIGNAIIDLLEPPGRVAAGEVLFKGRDLRSLSEPEMRRIRGPEIGMIFQDPQTSLNPLLRIGEQLVESIQNARGVREAEAEAIALELLEAVGIPEAKARMKAFPHEFSGGMRQRVVIALALCGDPDLVIADEPTTALDVSIQKQILDLIQRLCRERQLGVVLVTHDIGVIAEIADRVVVMYRGEVVETGDTAQILGAPRHEYTKSLISAVPRADVKLHRFSSVDYIDGSEPTPKIDIRTHWLGAAREEKTGAEAIAVENLNLSFVLEKSFLKSRRRMLQAVNDVSFMIREGESFGLVGESGSGKSTVARIVAGLYKQDSGSVRLLGQEVHGNWRDPAEKAARRKLQMIFQDPYSSLNARMQVMDIVAEPIRFHKLTGSETETKQIVRDLLDHVGLGAAAAQKYPHEFSGGQRQRISIARALASRPRILICDEPTSALDVSIQAQILNLLKDLQEELNLTLLFISHDLPVIRQMCDRVAVMQRGQIRELAETEQLFTRPGDDYTRSLLQQMPRMDLLRPAAE from the coding sequence ATGAGCCTTCTCGAAGTCAAATCGCTCGACGTCGAATTCCCGACCCGCCGGGGCGTGGTGAAGGCCGCGCGCGGCGTGAAGCTGGAGGTCGCACCGGGGGAGATCGTGGGGCTGGTGGGCGAGAGCGGCGCGGGCAAGTCCACCATCGGCAACGCCATCATCGACCTGTTGGAGCCGCCGGGCCGGGTCGCGGCCGGCGAGGTGCTCTTCAAGGGCCGCGACCTGCGGAGCCTCTCGGAGCCCGAGATGCGGCGCATCCGCGGCCCCGAGATTGGCATGATCTTCCAGGACCCGCAGACCTCCCTCAACCCGCTCCTGCGCATCGGCGAACAGCTCGTGGAGTCGATCCAGAACGCCCGCGGCGTGAGGGAGGCGGAGGCCGAGGCGATCGCCCTCGAACTCCTCGAAGCCGTCGGCATCCCCGAGGCGAAGGCGCGGATGAAGGCTTTCCCGCACGAGTTCTCCGGCGGCATGCGCCAGCGCGTGGTCATCGCACTCGCCCTCTGCGGCGACCCGGACCTCGTCATCGCGGATGAGCCGACCACGGCGCTCGACGTCTCGATCCAGAAGCAGATCCTCGACCTCATCCAGCGCCTCTGCCGCGAGCGGCAACTCGGCGTGGTCCTCGTCACCCACGATATCGGCGTGATCGCGGAGATCGCGGACCGCGTCGTCGTCATGTATCGCGGCGAGGTGGTGGAGACGGGCGACACCGCCCAGATCCTCGGCGCGCCGCGCCACGAATACACCAAGTCGCTGATCTCCGCCGTGCCGCGCGCGGACGTGAAGCTGCACCGCTTCTCCAGCGTCGATTACATCGACGGCTCGGAGCCCACGCCGAAGATCGACATCCGCACCCACTGGCTGGGCGCCGCGCGGGAGGAGAAGACGGGGGCGGAGGCCATCGCGGTCGAGAACCTCAACCTCTCCTTCGTGCTGGAGAAGTCGTTCCTCAAGTCGCGCCGCCGCATGCTGCAGGCGGTCAACGACGTGAGCTTTATGATCCGGGAGGGGGAGAGCTTCGGCCTCGTCGGCGAGTCTGGTTCCGGCAAGTCCACCGTCGCCCGCATCGTGGCCGGACTCTACAAGCAGGACAGCGGCTCCGTGCGTCTGCTGGGCCAGGAGGTCCACGGCAACTGGCGCGATCCGGCGGAGAAGGCGGCGCGGCGCAAGCTCCAGATGATCTTCCAGGATCCCTATTCGAGCCTGAACGCCCGGATGCAGGTCATGGACATCGTTGCCGAGCCCATCCGCTTCCACAAGCTGACGGGATCGGAGACGGAGACGAAACAGATCGTTCGCGACCTGCTCGACCATGTGGGCCTCGGGGCGGCCGCCGCGCAAAAGTACCCGCACGAGTTCTCCGGCGGGCAGCGGCAGCGCATCTCGATTGCCCGCGCGCTGGCGAGCCGTCCGCGGATCCTGATCTGCGACGAGCCGACCTCCGCCCTCGATGTGTCGATCCAGGCCCAAATCCTCAACCTGCTGAAGGACTTGCAGGAGGAGCTTAACCTCACGCTCCTCTTCATCTCCCACGACCTGCCGGTGATCCGCCAGATGTGCGACCGCGTCGCCGTCATGCAGCGCGGGCAGATCCGGGAGCTGGCGGAGACCGAGCAGCTCTTCACCCGGCCCGGCGACGACTACACCCGTTCGCTGCTTCAGCAGATGCCGCGGATGGACCTCCTGCGCCCCGCGGCGGAGTAG
- a CDS encoding ABC transporter permease: MRALTRFRTAMIDSDIAYSFWRSPGAIIAAAVTVGVIFVSLFAPVFAPFDPFDPAQVSLWDGKLPPAWAEGGQPQYLLGTDNQGRDMFSTILYGGRLSIIIGAAAVLLGMTLGVVLGVISGYVGGWVDTVIMRIADVQLTLPGILVAILINGIGRQFIPPDRIDEFSIYVVIIAIGLTDWPQFARVTRGAALVERQKEYVQAARVIGLPGWLIMVRHIAPNVLRPVLVLATIGLALAIIAEATLSFLGLGVPPTTPSLGTLIRVGNEFLYSGLWWITFFPAIALVILVFAVNLLGDWMRDALNPKLR, encoded by the coding sequence ATGCGCGCGCTCACCCGTTTCCGCACCGCGATGATCGACAGCGATATCGCCTATTCCTTCTGGCGCTCGCCCGGCGCGATCATCGCCGCCGCCGTCACGGTCGGCGTGATCTTCGTCTCACTCTTCGCGCCGGTCTTCGCGCCCTTCGATCCGTTCGACCCCGCACAGGTCTCGCTCTGGGACGGCAAGCTGCCGCCCGCCTGGGCGGAGGGCGGACAGCCGCAATACTTGCTGGGCACCGACAACCAGGGCCGGGACATGTTCTCGACCATCCTCTATGGTGGGCGGCTCTCGATCATCATCGGGGCGGCGGCGGTGCTTCTCGGCATGACGCTGGGCGTCGTGCTCGGCGTGATCTCGGGCTATGTCGGCGGCTGGGTCGATACGGTCATCATGCGCATCGCCGACGTGCAGCTCACCCTGCCGGGGATCCTTGTGGCGATCCTGATCAACGGGATCGGGCGGCAGTTCATCCCGCCGGACCGGATCGACGAGTTCTCGATCTACGTGGTCATCATCGCCATCGGTCTGACCGACTGGCCCCAATTCGCACGCGTCACTCGCGGCGCGGCCCTCGTGGAGCGGCAGAAGGAATACGTGCAGGCCGCCCGTGTCATCGGGCTGCCGGGCTGGCTGATCATGGTGCGCCACATCGCGCCCAACGTGCTGCGGCCCGTGCTGGTGCTCGCCACCATCGGCCTGGCGCTCGCCATCATCGCGGAGGCGACGCTCAGCTTCCTCGGCCTCGGCGTGCCGCCGACCACGCCGTCGCTGGGCACGCTGATCCGCGTGGGCAACGAGTTCCTCTACTCGGGCCTGTGGTGGATCACCTTCTTCCCTGCCATCGCGCTCGTCATCCTGGTCTTCGCCGTGAACCTGCTCGGCGACTGGATGCGCGACGCCCTCAATCCGAAGCTGCGCTGA
- a CDS encoding ABC transporter permease, with protein sequence MLTYILRRFLQAGLVMLVVSAVSFSLFNFAGDPVNNMVGQEASREDRERIRDELGLNDPIPVQYVRFLGNAVQGEFGLSYRLRQPVTEVIMDRLPATLELVFVSAIIAMGLGITAGVYTGIARNTWFSRFILSSSLVGVSLPTFIIGISLIYLFAVQLRWLPSNGRPGTVDLGWWRTSFLTADGWRAIILPAITLSLFQLTMILRLVRAEMLEVMRTDFIKFARARGLPERIINFRHALKNTLVPVITIIGINIGGLIAYSVITETVFQWPGTGLLFIQAVEFVDVPIMSAYLMFVALLFVTVNLIVDLLYAVIDPRIRIGAT encoded by the coding sequence ATGCTGACCTACATCCTGCGCCGATTCCTGCAGGCAGGCCTCGTCATGCTGGTGGTCTCCGCGGTCAGCTTCTCGCTCTTCAACTTCGCGGGCGACCCGGTCAACAACATGGTCGGGCAGGAGGCGAGCCGCGAGGATCGCGAGCGCATCCGCGACGAGCTTGGCCTCAACGACCCGATCCCGGTGCAATATGTCCGCTTCCTCGGCAACGCGGTGCAGGGCGAGTTCGGGCTCTCCTACCGCCTGCGCCAGCCGGTGACCGAGGTCATCATGGACCGGCTACCGGCGACGCTGGAGCTCGTCTTCGTCTCCGCCATCATCGCGATGGGGCTGGGGATCACGGCGGGGGTCTATACGGGGATCGCGCGAAACACCTGGTTTTCCCGCTTTATCCTGTCGTCGTCGCTGGTGGGCGTCAGCCTTCCGACCTTCATCATCGGGATCTCGCTCATCTACCTCTTCGCCGTGCAGCTCCGATGGCTGCCCTCGAACGGGCGGCCGGGCACGGTGGATCTCGGCTGGTGGCGCACCTCATTCCTGACGGCGGACGGCTGGCGGGCGATCATCCTGCCGGCGATCACGCTGTCGCTCTTCCAGCTCACCATGATCCTGCGCCTCGTCCGCGCCGAGATGCTGGAGGTCATGCGCACCGACTTCATCAAGTTCGCCCGTGCGCGCGGCCTGCCCGAGCGCATCATCAACTTCCGCCACGCGCTCAAGAACACGCTGGTGCCGGTCATCACCATCATCGGGATCAATATCGGCGGTCTGATCGCCTATTCCGTCATCACCGAGACGGTGTTCCAGTGGCCGGGCACGGGCCTTCTCTTCATCCAGGCGGTCGAGTTCGTCGATGTGCCGATCATGTCGGCCTACCTGATGTTCGTCGCCCTCCTCTTCGTCACCGTGAACCTGATCGTCGACCTGCTCTACGCGGTCATCGATCCCCGTATCCGGATCGGAGCCACCTGA
- a CDS encoding ABC transporter substrate-binding protein has translation MTIRTLTALTLGAALLASAASAQTLRYTTQGDALTLDPHSQNEGPTTAMNGLIYESLVTRNPALELEAELATAWEPVDGGWQFTLREGVTFHGGEEFNADDVVFSINRAKAESSDFSTLIDSVTEVEKVDDFTVILRTDGPNPILPNQLTSIFIMDEGWATENGVEIPQDYAANEETFAIRNANGTGPFIVEERLPEERTVLTRNAAWWGEGEFPGNVQRLEYRPITNAATRVAALLSGEVDFVLDPPLQDLNRIEQADGLTVSTTPQIRSIFFGFDQGAEDLRTASVEGNPFSDVRVRQAIDMAIDRSAIQRVVMDGLSAPGGMVASPGVLGYTEAMDAPTEVDIEMANSLMEEAGYGDGFSVRLDCPNNRYNNDEAICQAAVAMLARIGIEVQLEALPRAQHFPKIQNRETDFFLLGWGVPTLDSHYIFSFLMDSEGSWNATGYSDPQLDELVAAMAVETDLEARGELISQAWTIVDEALPYSVIHHQVLAWGLAENVELPIAADDTPRFRYAIVNE, from the coding sequence ATGACCATTCGTACCTTGACCGCGCTGACGCTCGGCGCAGCGCTGCTGGCCTCCGCGGCCAGTGCACAGACGCTGCGATATACCACGCAGGGCGACGCGCTGACGCTGGATCCGCATTCGCAGAACGAAGGTCCGACCACCGCGATGAACGGGCTGATCTACGAATCGCTCGTCACCCGCAACCCGGCGCTGGAGCTCGAGGCCGAGCTCGCGACCGCGTGGGAGCCGGTGGACGGCGGCTGGCAGTTCACCCTGCGCGAGGGCGTGACCTTCCATGGCGGGGAGGAGTTCAACGCGGACGACGTCGTCTTCTCGATCAACCGCGCGAAGGCGGAGAGCTCCGATTTCTCCACCCTCATCGATTCCGTGACCGAGGTGGAGAAGGTGGACGACTTCACCGTCATCCTGCGCACCGACGGTCCGAACCCGATCCTGCCGAACCAGCTCACCTCGATCTTCATCATGGACGAGGGCTGGGCGACCGAAAACGGCGTCGAGATCCCGCAGGACTACGCCGCGAATGAAGAGACCTTCGCGATCCGCAACGCCAACGGCACCGGCCCCTTCATCGTCGAAGAGCGCCTGCCCGAGGAGCGCACGGTCCTGACGCGCAACGCCGCGTGGTGGGGCGAAGGCGAGTTCCCCGGCAACGTCCAGCGGCTCGAATACCGCCCGATCACCAACGCGGCGACCCGCGTCGCGGCCCTGCTGTCGGGTGAGGTCGACTTCGTGCTCGACCCGCCGCTGCAGGATCTCAACCGGATCGAGCAGGCCGACGGCCTGACGGTCAGCACGACCCCGCAGATCCGCTCGATCTTCTTCGGCTTCGATCAGGGCGCCGAGGATCTGCGCACCGCCAGCGTCGAGGGTAACCCGTTCTCCGACGTGCGCGTGCGCCAGGCGATCGACATGGCGATCGACCGCTCCGCGATCCAGCGCGTGGTGATGGACGGTCTCTCGGCACCGGGCGGCATGGTCGCCTCTCCGGGCGTGCTCGGCTACACCGAGGCGATGGACGCGCCGACCGAGGTCGACATCGAGATGGCGAACTCCCTGATGGAGGAAGCGGGCTACGGTGACGGCTTCTCCGTCCGGCTCGACTGCCCGAACAACCGCTACAACAACGACGAGGCGATCTGCCAGGCCGCCGTCGCGATGCTGGCGCGGATCGGCATCGAGGTGCAGCTTGAAGCACTTCCGCGCGCCCAGCACTTTCCCAAGATCCAGAACCGGGAGACCGACTTCTTCCTGCTGGGCTGGGGCGTGCCGACGCTCGACAGCCACTACATCTTCTCGTTCCTGATGGACAGCGAGGGCTCCTGGAACGCCACCGGCTATTCCGACCCGCAGCTCGACGAGCTGGTCGCCGCCATGGCGGTGGAGACGGATCTGGAGGCCCGCGGCGAGCTGATCTCGCAGGCGTGGACCATCGTCGACGAGGCGCTGCCCTACTCGGTCATCCACCACCAGGTGCTCGCCTGGGGTCTGGCCGAGAACGTGGAGCTGCCGATCGCGGCGGACGACACGCCGCGCTTCCGCTATGCGATCGTGAACGAGTAA
- a CDS encoding acetyl-CoA C-acyltransferase encodes MAEDPIVIVGASRTPMGGFQGELAGASASELGGSAIAAALAGGGVAAGDVDELLMGCVLPAGQGQAPARQAGFAAGLGEEVPATTLNKMCGSGMKAVMMAHDQLALGNGRIVVAGGMESMTNAPYLLPKMRGGARLGHGEVVDHMFLDGLEDAYDKGRLMGTFAEDCAEKYQFTREAQDAYALASLDRAQNADFSDEISVMTVKGRKGDSVVESDEQPRTARPDKIPNLKPAFRKDGTVTAANASSISDGAAALVLMRQSEAEARGLTPRARILGHESHAQAPGWFTTAPVPAARRLMERVGWSVEDVDLFEVNEAFAVVPMAFMAETGAPHDKVNVNGGACALGHPIGASGARILVTLLNALEKRDATRGLAAICIGGGEGTAVAIERI; translated from the coding sequence ATGGCCGAGGATCCCATCGTCATCGTCGGGGCGAGCCGTACGCCCATGGGCGGATTCCAGGGCGAGCTCGCGGGGGCGAGCGCCTCCGAGCTCGGTGGATCGGCCATTGCCGCAGCACTTGCGGGCGGCGGGGTCGCGGCGGGCGATGTGGACGAGCTCCTGATGGGCTGCGTCCTACCCGCGGGTCAGGGTCAGGCCCCCGCACGGCAGGCCGGTTTCGCCGCCGGGCTCGGCGAGGAGGTGCCCGCCACCACGCTTAACAAGATGTGCGGCTCGGGCATGAAGGCGGTGATGATGGCCCATGACCAGCTCGCGCTTGGCAACGGCAGGATCGTCGTCGCAGGCGGGATGGAGAGCATGACGAACGCCCCCTACCTTTTGCCGAAGATGAGGGGCGGCGCGCGGCTCGGCCATGGCGAGGTCGTCGATCACATGTTCCTCGACGGGCTGGAGGACGCCTATGACAAGGGCCGCCTGATGGGCACCTTCGCCGAGGATTGCGCCGAGAAGTACCAGTTCACCCGCGAGGCGCAGGACGCCTATGCGCTCGCCTCCCTCGACCGGGCGCAGAACGCCGATTTCTCCGACGAGATCTCGGTGATGACGGTGAAGGGCCGCAAGGGCGACAGCGTGGTGGAGAGCGACGAGCAGCCGCGCACCGCTCGGCCCGACAAGATCCCGAACTTGAAGCCTGCTTTCCGGAAGGACGGCACTGTGACGGCTGCGAATGCGTCGAGCATCTCGGACGGGGCCGCGGCGCTCGTGCTGATGCGGCAATCGGAGGCGGAGGCGCGGGGGCTGACGCCGCGCGCCCGCATCCTCGGCCACGAGAGCCACGCGCAAGCGCCGGGCTGGTTCACCACCGCGCCCGTGCCCGCGGCACGGCGGCTGATGGAGCGGGTCGGGTGGAGCGTCGAGGACGTCGATCTCTTCGAGGTGAACGAGGCGTTCGCGGTCGTGCCCATGGCCTTCATGGCCGAGACCGGAGCGCCGCATGACAAGGTGAACGTGAACGGCGGGGCCTGCGCCCTCGGCCACCCGATCGGGGCCTCCGGCGCGCGCATCCTCGTGACCCTGCTCAACGCGCTGGAGAAGCGGGACGCGACGCGCGGCCTCGCCGCGATCTGCATCGGCGGCGGCGAGGGTACCGCCGTGGCGATCGAGCGCATTTGA
- a CDS encoding dimethylsulfonioproprionate lyase family protein yields MEPHEIIAPDVPPEGPPTERLSRRPDWVYLLREFAEMYRRGSSGGSKAIRAHQRRVREAIGRVIADDPGVAHRYREDKPVTAHLRRALDQGRRERTESVVRAIDAVGEELSWLYGYEKVPRGLAQKFAYAEFAGPQGPVVTEHLILGLVLFAPGTTYPAHAHEGLTESYYTLSGSVSENDDGVFAPGSMIFNPPGRRHRITTGDHEPVLLAYAWEGPRDKLVVQKMTFTKRGRG; encoded by the coding sequence ATGGAACCGCACGAGATCATCGCACCCGATGTGCCGCCCGAAGGCCCGCCGACCGAGCGCCTGTCCCGCCGGCCCGACTGGGTCTACCTGCTGCGCGAGTTCGCGGAAATGTACCGCCGCGGCTCCTCCGGCGGGTCGAAGGCGATCCGCGCCCACCAGCGCCGCGTGCGGGAGGCGATCGGCCGGGTGATCGCCGACGATCCGGGCGTCGCCCACCGCTACCGCGAGGACAAGCCAGTCACCGCCCACCTGCGCCGCGCCCTCGACCAAGGGCGGCGGGAGCGCACCGAAAGCGTGGTCCGCGCCATCGACGCGGTGGGCGAAGAGCTCTCCTGGCTTTACGGCTACGAGAAGGTGCCGCGCGGCCTTGCCCAGAAATTCGCCTATGCCGAGTTCGCGGGGCCACAGGGGCCGGTGGTGACCGAGCACCTGATCCTCGGCCTCGTGCTCTTCGCGCCCGGCACGACCTATCCCGCCCATGCGCATGAGGGGCTGACGGAGAGCTACTACACGCTCTCCGGCAGCGTGTCGGAGAATGACGATGGCGTGTTCGCGCCGGGCTCCATGATCTTCAACCCGCCGGGGCGGCGGCACCGGATCACGACCGGCGACCACGAGCCGGTGCTGCTGGCCTATGCCTGGGAAGGGCCGCGCGACAAGCTGGTGGTGCAGAAGATGACTTTCACGAAAAGGGGACGCGGATGA
- a CDS encoding rhodanese-like domain-containing protein has translation MKTLSDMVAAAKAEVETITVAEAMEMHGRENVTFVDVREPPEVAQGRIAGAVPVPRGTLEFAIDGPSPNPAMADKGRTYVFYCAAGGRAAMAAATAKEMGYADAKVMETGFGNWKEAGGPEEGR, from the coding sequence ATGAAGACGCTCAGCGACATGGTGGCCGCCGCGAAGGCCGAGGTGGAGACGATCACGGTGGCCGAGGCGATGGAGATGCACGGGCGCGAGAACGTGACCTTCGTCGATGTGCGCGAACCGCCCGAGGTGGCGCAGGGCCGTATCGCGGGCGCGGTGCCGGTGCCGCGCGGCACGCTGGAGTTTGCCATCGACGGCCCGTCGCCGAACCCCGCCATGGCCGACAAGGGGCGCACCTATGTCTTCTACTGCGCCGCAGGTGGCCGCGCCGCGATGGCCGCCGCGACGGCAAAGGAGATGGGCTACGCCGACGCCAAGGTGATGGAAACCGGCTTCGGCAACTGGAAAGAGGCCGGCGGGCCGGAGGAGGGCCGGTGA
- a CDS encoding rhodanese-like domain-containing protein, producing the protein MIFVEDPGELGRYPGWSCIVLTKGMEAADAGEAIAAGHFDGLAEIGFHGPGAEAWFPALDSYFSGKGGGPELRALDERLFASVLADAVVTGLHNRLVILRAPEGDARRGADRMVAEANTVVEHIPAADALGLVEHPDVQFIDLRDVREVHREGHIPGDYHCPRGMLEFWLDPTSEYAKSVFQQDKKYVFYCAAGMRSALAARTAQEMGLRNVAHIEDGFAGWRAAGGPVKERLRIL; encoded by the coding sequence GTGATCTTCGTCGAGGATCCCGGGGAGCTTGGCCGCTATCCGGGCTGGAGCTGCATCGTCCTGACCAAGGGGATGGAGGCCGCCGACGCGGGCGAGGCCATCGCCGCGGGCCATTTCGACGGGCTCGCGGAGATCGGGTTCCACGGTCCCGGCGCCGAGGCGTGGTTCCCAGCTCTGGACAGCTACTTCTCCGGGAAGGGCGGCGGGCCGGAGCTCAGGGCGCTCGACGAGCGGCTCTTCGCCTCGGTGCTCGCAGACGCGGTGGTGACGGGCTTGCACAACCGGCTCGTCATCCTGCGCGCGCCGGAGGGCGACGCGCGCCGCGGTGCGGACCGGATGGTGGCCGAAGCAAACACGGTCGTTGAACACATCCCGGCCGCCGACGCGCTCGGCCTCGTCGAGCATCCCGACGTGCAGTTCATCGACCTGCGCGACGTGCGGGAGGTCCACCGCGAGGGCCACATCCCCGGCGACTACCACTGCCCGCGCGGCATGCTGGAATTCTGGCTCGACCCGACCTCGGAATACGCGAAATCCGTTTTCCAGCAGGACAAGAAATACGTCTTCTACTGTGCGGCCGGCATGCGCTCCGCCCTTGCAGCGCGCACGGCGCAGGAGATGGGCCTGCGCAACGTCGCCCATATCGAGGACGGCTTTGCCGGCTGGCGCGCGGCGGGCGGCCCGGTGAAGGAACGACTGAGGATCCTCTGA
- a CDS encoding acyl-CoA dehydrogenase family protein, whose amino-acid sequence MLTEDQTLIRDTARSFARDRLAPGSLNREAAGEIEPEVRRELGEMGFLGMTIDPDWDGAGADYVSYAVALEEIAAGDGAVSTMVSVHNAPFLAILDRFCTDGQKETWLKPAARGEHIGCFALTESHAGSDASALRTRAEKRNDRYVVNGSKQFISSARIGGATILFAVTDPAAGKRGLSAFYVENDTKGFHVAKVEEKLGQKASDTCALAFDDMEVPFENRIGEEGEGYKIALSSLETGRIGIAAQAVGMAQAAFDAALKYARERESFGSAIFNHQAVQFRLADMETEIEAGRQMVLNAARMKDAGVPCLREAAMAKLYTSEMAERVCSGAIQTLGGYGYLSEYGIEKIYRDVRVCQIYEGTSDIQKMLIARQMAG is encoded by the coding sequence ATGCTGACCGAAGACCAGACCCTGATCCGTGACACAGCGCGCAGCTTCGCGCGCGACCGGCTGGCCCCGGGCTCGCTGAACCGCGAGGCAGCCGGCGAGATCGAGCCCGAGGTGCGGCGCGAGCTGGGCGAGATGGGCTTTCTGGGCATGACCATCGACCCCGACTGGGACGGGGCGGGCGCGGATTACGTCAGCTACGCCGTGGCGCTGGAGGAGATCGCGGCGGGCGACGGCGCGGTCTCGACCATGGTGAGCGTGCACAATGCGCCCTTCCTCGCGATCCTCGACCGGTTCTGCACCGACGGGCAGAAGGAAACCTGGCTGAAGCCGGCGGCGCGCGGCGAGCACATCGGCTGCTTCGCGCTGACGGAGAGCCATGCGGGTTCGGATGCCTCGGCCCTACGCACGCGGGCGGAGAAACGGAACGACCGCTACGTGGTCAACGGCTCGAAGCAGTTCATCTCCTCCGCGCGGATCGGCGGCGCGACGATCCTCTTCGCCGTGACGGACCCGGCGGCGGGCAAGCGGGGGCTCTCGGCGTTCTATGTGGAGAATGACACCAAGGGCTTTCACGTCGCCAAGGTGGAGGAGAAGCTGGGGCAGAAGGCCTCGGACACCTGCGCGCTCGCCTTCGACGACATGGAGGTGCCCTTCGAGAACCGGATCGGGGAGGAAGGCGAGGGCTACAAGATCGCCCTCTCCTCGCTGGAAACCGGCCGGATCGGCATCGCGGCGCAGGCCGTAGGCATGGCGCAGGCGGCCTTCGATGCGGCGCTGAAATACGCACGGGAGCGGGAGAGCTTCGGCTCCGCGATCTTCAACCACCAGGCTGTGCAGTTCCGCCTCGCCGACATGGAGACGGAGATCGAGGCGGGCCGCCAGATGGTGCTGAACGCCGCCCGGATGAAGGATGCGGGCGTCCCCTGCCTGCGCGAGGCGGCGATGGCGAAGCTCTACACCTCCGAGATGGCGGAGCGGGTGTGCTCAGGCGCGATCCAGACGCTGGGCGGCTACGGCTACCTGAGCGAATACGGGATCGAGAAGATCTACCGCGACGTCCGCGTCTGCCAGATCTACGAGGGCACGTCGGACATCCAGAAGATGCTGATCGCGCGGCAGATGGCGGGTTAG